DNA sequence from the Ramlibacter agri genome:
CCATCAAGCAGAAGGGCATCTCCGCCTGCGGCTCGGTGCTGGCCGGTGACTACCACTGGAGCCTGATCGAGAACTACAGCGCCATCAACGACCTGCCTTACGCCACCAAGGCCAACGGCTACAAGGGGCTGGACACCGAGTTCGTCTACAACAAGACGCTGGTGGTGCAGCAGGTGGCGCGCGTCAAGAAGTGGATCGACGACGGCGTGATGGAGATCGCCGGCCAGGGCTTGAGCCCCGAGCAGCTGTTTACTTCCGGCAAGTGCTCCACCTACTTCGCCTCCACCGCCGCCCACAGCGGCATCGAGCGCAACGCCAGGATCGACTGGAGCGCCACCTACCTGCCCTGGGAGCAGGGCAAGACGCCGAAGAACAGCACCATCGGCGGCGCGGCGCTGTGGGTGCTGAAGGGCGGCAAGCCGGCCGAATACGACGGCGCAGCCGCCTTCCTGGCCTACTTGGCCAAGCCGGAGACGCAGGTGTGGTGGCACAAGGTGACCGGCTACGTGCCGCTGACCGACAAGGCCTACCAGATGGCCAAGATCGAGGGCTACTACAAGGACCACCCGACGCGCGAGATCGCCATCTTGCAGCTGGGCCGCGGCACGCCCACCGACAATTCGCTGGGCTTCCACTTCGGCAACTTCACGCAGACCATGTTCGCGCAGCGCGAGGAGTTCGACGCCATGGTGGCGGGCAAGAAGACGCCGCAGGCCGCCATGGACGCCGCGGTCGCGCGCGGCAACGACGTCCTGCGGCAGTACGAGAAGTTGAACAAGGGCAAGTACTAGGACGGCTGGCGATGGGGAGAGCAAGCGACGAGGGCCTGAAGCGGGCGCACTTCAAGGAGGTGCGCCTGCCGGTACTGCTGCTGGTGCCGCAGCTGGGCATCCTGCTGCTGTTCTTCTTCATCCCCTCGCTGCGGGCGCTGACGCAGGCCTTCCTGCTGTCCGACCCCTTCGGGAACACAGTGCAGTTCGCCGGCCTGCAGAACTTCACCGAGCTGCTGGCCAGCGAGAGCTATCGCAACTCGATCCAGGTCACGGTGGTCTTCACGCTGGCGCAGAACGCGCTGACCCTGGCGTCGGCGCTGGTGCTGGCCTTCGCGTCGGACCGCATCATCCGCGGCAAGGGGCTGTACAAGGCCATCATCCTGCTGCCCTATGCCATCGCGCCGGTGATCGCCGGCATCCTGTGGGCCTTCCTGTTCAATCCGGCCGTGGGGCCGCTGGCCCAGTTGCTCCATCGCGCAGGCATCGCGTGGGACCCGAACCGCAGCGGCACCGACGCGATGGTGCTGGTGGTGCTGGCCGCCTCGTGGAAGCACATCTGCTACAACTACATCTTCCTGCTCGCGGGGCTGCTGGCGATTCCGTCGTCGCTGCTGGAGGCCGCGGCCGTCGATGGCGCCAAGCCCTTGCGGCGCTTCTTCACCATCGGGCTGCCGCTGCTGGGGCCCACGCTGTTCTTCCTGGCCGTGATGAATTTCGTCTACGGCTTCTTCGAGGTGTTCGCCATCATCGACGCCGTCACCAAAGGCGGCCCGGCCGGCGCGACCAACGTGCTGGTCTACAAGGTGTTCACCGACGGCTTCGTCAACCTCGACCTGGGCTCGTCGGCCGCGCAGTCGGTGATCCTGATGGCGTTCGCGCTGCTCATGACGCTGCTGCAGTTCCGCTACGTCGAGCGCAACGTCAACTACGACGTCTGAACCCGCATGGTCGAACGCACGCCCATCCTCGACGGCATCTGCCACGCCATCCTGCTGGCCGGCGTGGCCATGGTCTGCGTGCCGCTGTACCTGGCCTTCGTCGCCGGCTCGCTGACCATCGAGCAGGTGCAGCAGGTGCCGCTGCCGTGGACGCCGGGCGGCGAGTTCCTGGCCAACCTGGACACGGCCTGGACCAAGGGCCATTTCCGGCAGCTGTTCGTCAACTCCTTCGTGGTGTCCTGCGGCATCACTGCCGGCAAGATCGCCGTGTCGCTGCTGTCCGCGTTTGCCATCACCTATTTCCGCTTCCCGTTCCGGATGACGGCGTTCTGGCTGATCTTCGTGTCGCTGATGCTGCCGATCGAAGTGCGCATCTCGCCGACCTACGAGGCCGTGGCCAACGCGGCGCTGCCGCTGCAGTGGTTGGCCGATGCCCTGCACCTGGCGGGCGCCTGGCAATGGCTCACGGGCCACGAGGTCGAGATCCAGCTCGAATGGAACATGGTCAACACCTACCAGGGCTTGATCCTGCCGCTGATGGCTTCGGCCTCGGCGACCTTCCTGTTCCGCCAGTTCTTCCTGACGGTGCCCGAGGAGCTTTGCGAAGCCGCGCGCCTGGATGGCGCTTCGCCCATGCACTTCTTCTGGACCGTGCTGCTGCCGCTGTCGCGGTCCAACATGGTGGCGCTGGCCATCATCCTGTTCCTCTACGGCTGGAACCAGTACCTGTGGCCGCTGCTCTTCACCACCGACAAGGACATGGCGACCGCGGTGGTGGGCCTGAAGCAGCTGATCCCGCGGGCGGACTCGCAGCCGGCGTGGAACGTGGCCATGGCGGCCGCCTTGCTGACGATGCTGCCGCCGGTGGTGGTGGTCGCCGTCCTGCAGCGGTCCTTCGTGAAGGGCCTGGTGGACAGCAGCAAATGAAGGAAGGAGATTTCACCGATGATCATCGTCGGCCATCGCGGCGCCCGTAACCTCTGGCCCGAGAACAGCCTGTCGGGCTTCCGGCGCCTCCTGGCCACGGGGGCCGACGCCGTGGAGTTCGACGTCCACGAGACGAAGGACCAGGTGCCGGTCGTGATCCACGACCCCACGCTCGATCGCACGACGCAGTCCACCGGCGCCATCCGCGATCTCGACGCAAGCCTGGTGCTGGCCACGCCGCTGCGGCCCGGGCAGGGCGAGCAGGGCGGACCGGCGGGCGAATGCGTGCCCTCGCTGGACGAGGTGCTGGCCCTGTTCAAGCCCACGCAGATGGAACTGCACGTCGAGATCAAGACCAATGCGGCGGGCGAGGTGGCGCCGGCGGCGATCCAGCGGCTGGTGAAGAAGCTGCACGACGCGGGCGTGGCTGACCGGAGCATCCTCACCTGCTTCGTGCCGCAGGTGCTGGAGCAGGTGACGCAAGCGTGGCCGCAGGGCCGCGTGCTGGCCTCGCTGGACCACCGCTCGGCCGAGATGCTGGGCGGCATCGGGGCCGCGCTGGCGCGCTATGCCGCCATCCCGAACTGCCTGGTCGCCGTGCAGAAGGCCTTGCTGGAGGCGACCTGGAACCAGTGCATGGCGGTGCTGGGCGGGCAGCGGCTGGGCGTGTGGGTGATCAACGAGCCCGACGAGATCCGCCACTGGATGCAGATGCCGATCCGGCAGATCACCACCGACCGGCCGGATCTCGCCATGGCGGCGCGTGGCTGAGAGCATGCCGTCGCTGAGACGCCGCCGCCTGCTGGGGGGCGCGGTCGCGGCCGCGTCGCTGGCCTGTCCGTCGCTGAGCCTGCGCGCCCAGGCCTGGCGCGGCCCCTACCCGTTCACGCTGGGCGTGGCTTCGGGTTGCCCGACCCCCGAGGGCGTGGTGCTGTGGACGCGGCTGGCGCCCGAGCCGCTGCAGGGCGGCGGCATGGGCGAAACCGCGGTGGACGTGCACTGGGAACTGGCGCGCGACGAAGCCTTCACGCGCATCGCCGCGCGCGGCAAGGTGCAGGCCACGGCGGCCGATGCGCACTCGGTGCGCGTGGAACTCCGCGGCCTGGAGCCCGGGCGCCACTACTGGTACCGCTTCACCGCCGGCGGCGCGCGCAGCGCCACGGGCCGCACCCGCACCGCGCCGGCCTTGGACAGCGACGCGCCGGTCCGCTTTGCATTCGCCTCGTGCCAGCAGTACGAGCAGGGCTACTTCTCCGCTTACCGCGACATGGCGGCCCAGCCGCTGGACCTGGTGGTGCACCTGGGCGACTACATCTACGAGAACTCGTGGGGCTCGCGCCTCGTGCGCCACCACGAAGCCGGCATCCCCACCGAGCTGGCGGAGTTTCGCGACCGCTATGCGCTGTACAAGTCCGATCGCGACCTGCAGGCCGCGCACGCCGCCTGCCCGTGGCTGGTGAGCTGGGACGACCACGAGGTCGCCAACGACTACACCGGCGACGTGTCGCCGCGCATGGCGGACCCGGCCCGCTTCCTGGCGGTGCGCGCCGCCGCCTACCAGGCCTGGTACGAGCACATGCCGGTGCCGGCCAGCGCGCGCCCGCAAGGGCCTGACGCGCGCATCTACGCGCGCTACCGCTTCGGCCGGATGGTGGACCTGGTCATGCTCGATGGCCGCCAATACCGGTCGCACCACGCCTGCGTGCCGGCGACCACGGCCGCGCCACTGGTGGATTGCCCCGATCGGCTGGACCCGAGCCGCACCTTCCTGGGCGCGCAGCAGGAGGCCTGGCTGGCGAGCGAGCTGGCGTTGCCCGCCACGCAGTGGACGGTGATCGCCCAGCCCACCCTGCTGGCGAGCGCGGAGCGCGCCAGGCCGCCCGGGCACGGCTACTGGATGGACGGCTGGGACGGCTACGCCGCCGCGCGCGACCGCCTGCTCGAGACGCTGGCCACGCGCCGCCCGCGCAACGCCATCGTCGCCAGCGGCGACGTCCATGCATTCTGGGCGGCCGACCTGCGGCGCCAGCCCGATGCGCCGGTGCTGGCCGCGGAGTTCGTCGGCGGCGCCATCACCTCGGAAGGGCCCAGTGCGGCCAGCGTGGCCAACATGCTGGCGCGCAACCCGCACCTGAAGTACGGGCGGGGCGACCGGCGCGGCTACGCCATCGCCGACGTGGACGGCAAGCGCTGCGCCGTGGAGTTCCGCGCAGCCGATGACGAGAAGGAAGCAGCGTCGGCGGTGCGCACCTTGAAGCGCTTCGTGGTGGCCGACGGTGCGGCCGGCGTCCAGCTGGCAGGCGGCTGAGCGCCTTTTTCCGGATTGGATCGGCTTCCGGCGCGCATGGCCGGCAAGATAATCGCGGCATGAGCTCCCTTGTCTCCGAACGCATGACCCAGCTGCGCGGCTGGGAAGGCCGCAGCGAGACGGTGGCCGACGACATCACGCCGACTCCCGTCCGCCTGCTCTCCGCCACGCTGGACCGGCCCGACCCGGAGCCGCTGCCCGGCACGGAGCTGCCGCCGCTGTGGCACTGGCTGTACTTCCTGCCGCGGCATGGACAGAGTGAGTTGGGCCCTGACGGCCACGCGCGCCTGGGCGGCTTCCTGCCGCCGGTGCCGCTGCCGCGCCGCATGTGGGCGGGCGGCCGCCTGCAGTGGCACGCGCCGTTGCGCGTGGGCGAGCGCGTGGAGCGCATCTCGCGCATCGCGTCCGTGAGCCACAAGGCTGGCCGCAGCGGCGACCTTGTCTTTGTACTGGTGCAGCACGAAGTGCACAACGCCAACGGCCTCGCGCTGAGCGAGGAGCACGACATCGTCTACCGCGCGCCGCCGCAGCCCGGCGACCCGGTGCCGCCGCCGCAAGCCGCGCCGCGCGATGCGCCGTGGTCGCGCGAGATCGCGCCGGACCCGGTGCTGCTGTTCCGCTATTCGGCGCTCACCTTCAACGGCCACCGCATCCACTACGACCGCAGCTACGTGACCGAGGTGGAAGGCTACCCGGGCCTCATCGTGCACGGCCCGCTGATCGCTACCTTGCTGGTGGACCTGGTGCGGCGCGAGCGGCCTGGCGCGGCGCTGCGCAAGTTCAGCTTCAAGGCCGTGCGGCCGATCTTCGACCTGCATGCGTTCCACGTCTGCGGCGAACCGTCGGCGGACGACCGCAGCGTGCGCCTGTGGGCGCAGGATCACGAAGGCTGGCTGGCGATGCAGGCCGAGGCCGAATTCGCCTGACACAATCAGTCCATACGCAATCGAACGGAGACGAGTGATGAAGAAGATCGGCATGGTCGGCATCGGCATGATGGGCCACGGCATCGCCAGCAACGTCGTCAAGCGCGACTACGAACTGGGCGTGTTCGAGCATCCGGGCAACCAGCCCATTGCAGACCTGAAGGCCGCGGGCGCGAAGACGTACTCCAGCCTGAAGGAGCTGGCCGCGGCGTCCGACGCGATCATCACGGTGCTGACCGGTTCGCCGCAGGTCGAGGCCGTGGTGGCCGGCCTGGTCGAGGGCATGAAGCCCGGCACGGTGGTGATCGACTGCTCCACCGCCATTCCCTCGTCGACGCAGAAAGTGGCGCAGTTGGTGCAGGCGGCCGGCGGCCGCTTCCTGGACAGCCCGATGACGCGCACGCCCAAGGAAGCCGCCGAAGGGCGACTGAACCTGCTGGTAGGCGGCGACGCGGCTTTGCTGGAGGAGTGCCGGCCGCTGCTGCAATGCTTCGCCGAGAACATCACGCACGTGGGCCCGGTGGGCGCCGGCCACAGCATGAAGCTGCTGCACAACTACGTGTCCCTGGGCATGGTGACCTTGCTGGCCGAAGCGGCTGCCTGCGCCGGCCGCAACGGCGTCACGCCGCCGGCCTTCGTCGAAGTGCTGGCCAAGGGCGGCGGCGGCGGCATCGCGCTGGAGCGCATCAAGCCTTACCTGCTGGCGGGCGACACGTCGGGGCTGCGCTTCTCGCTGGCCAATGCGCGCAAGGACATGGACTACTACAACGCGATGGCCGCGGATGCGGGGGCGGCGAAGGACGTGGCGGCGGCCGTGCTGTCTACCCTGGCCGGCGCGCTGGAGCAGGCGCCGGAGGCGCTGGTGCCGGAGCTGGCGTCGCTGCTGGGGCGCTGAGGGTTCCTGGCCATCCTGGCCGCTGTTGCCGCGCCTGAGGTGTTTCCCTGATGCGGGCCGCGGCCGGCGCTTCGTACACTGACCATTGATCGATCAACGGTACGAAGACAAAGACCATGACGAACGTGCAGGCCAGCAGTGCGGCCGATGCTTCCTTCCGCTGGCGGGCCGCCGACCTGCAGGACCCGGCCCGCTACACCCGCTGGTGGTCCGACGAGGAACTGGCCGCTTTCGAAGCCATCGCCAACTCGCCAGCCGCGTCGGCGCACCAGGCTGCCGACCCGGGCCCGGCGCCCGTACTTGCTCCCGTGCTGCAACGCGCGCTCGACGCGATCCGCCGCGAGCTGCAATCGGGATTGGGCTTCGTGCTGCTGCGCGGCCTGCCTTTCGAGCGCTGGAGCGTCGACCAGGCGCGCATGGCCACCTGGGCCATCGCGCACGCCACCGGCGTCCCGGTGACGCAGACCGCGCAGGGCGCGCGCCTCGTCGACGTGATGGACACTTCGCGCCAGCAGGCGAGCCCGCGCCAGTTCAGCACCAGCCAGGAACTGCGGCTGCACACCGACCCGGCCTCGGACCTGATCGGCCTCGCCTGCGTCAACCCCGCGGCCGAAGGCGGCGATTCGGTGCTGGCCAGTTCGGTGTCGGTGCATGACGCGCTGGCGAAGCAGCGCCCGGACCTGCTGGCGCTGCTGTACGAAGGCTTCCACTGGCATCGCTTCAACGAAGGCCGCAAGGGCGACGCGGCGGTGTGCGAGCAACGGGTGCCGGTCTTCGCGCGCAACGAAAGCGGAGGCATCTCCTGCCGCTACGTCCGCAGCCCCATCGCTGCCGGCCACAAGGAAATCGGCCAGCCGCTGACCGACGCCCAGGTCGAGGCGCTGGACCTGTTCGACCGCCTGGCTTCCTCGCCCGAGCTGCGCATCCATTTCCGCATGGGCCCCGGCGACATCGTGCTGGTGAACAACATGACGGTGATGCACGCGCGCACCCAGTTCACCGACCATCCGGAGGGCCAGGCGCCACGCCGCATCTTCCGGCTGTGGTTGCAGGGGCACCCCGGTTTCCGCGACGTGCCGCCCGTGCTGAACTACTTCAACGGCGGCGAGTGCGGCATCCCCGTGACCGGCAGCCAGGCCGCCTACGACGTCAAGTCGCTCTACGCCGACCGCGCCAGCGGCGGCGTGGCCAACCTGGGCCTGCGTCAATGAAGGCGGAAATCCCGCCCTGTCCCTGGAGCCGGCTGGAGCAGCAGGACGAAGAGCTGCACCTGGAGCAGTTCCTCAGCTTCCAGGTGGTGCGGCTCGCGCATGCCTTGCAGCGCGTGTCCGCCCGCGAGTACCTGGACGCGCAAGGCCTGACTGTGTCGGACTGGCGTGTGCTGGCGCTGGTGCGCAGCTGCGGCCCGGTGCAGTTCGCCGAGGTGGCGCAGCGCTCGTCGCTGGACAAGGCGCAGGTGAGCCGCACCGTCAAGAACCTGCGCGAGCGCGGCCTGCTGCAGGCCGAAGGCGATGCGGAACATGCGCAGCGCATCGTGCTGTCGGTGACGCCCGCGGGCAAGCGCGCCCACGCCCAGGTGCTGCCCCGCGCGGCCAAGGCGCAGGCGCAGCTGCTGCGCACGCTGGCGCCGGCCGACCGCGAAGCGCTGTGGCGCTGCGTGCACCAGCTGCAGGCGCAGGTCCGCGACCACGAATCCAAACCCTCCCGGAGCCACCAGGAATGACCGCCCGCCAACCGCTTTCCATCGCCGACGCGCAGGCGCGCACCGGCATCCGCATCCGCCCCATGACCGGCGCGCTCGGCGCGCGCGTGGAAGGCGTCGACCTGCGCCAGCCGCTGTCGCCCGAACGGCGCGAGGTGGTGCAGGCCGCCTTCGACGAGTACCTGCTGCTCACCTTCCCGAGGCAGGAGGCGCTGTCGCCCCAGGAACACATGGCCTTCAGCGAGATATTCGGTGCGCACCAGGACCTGCCACACATCCCGCTGGTAGAGGGCTACCCGAAGCTGCAGAAGGTGCTGGCTGAGACCACGCACGTGAAGGGCCAGATCGTCGGCCAGAACTGGCATTCGGACAGCACCTTCCTGGCGGCCCCGCCGCTGGGCGTGGCGATGCGCGCGGTGGAACTGCCGGACTACGGCGGCGACACGTCCTTCGTCAACGTGTGCGTGGCCTACGAGTCGCTGTCGCCGGCGCTGCAGCAGCAGCTGGCCGGCATGCGCGCCGTGCACAGCGCCACCCGCGTGTTCGGCAAGGCGGCGCAGGAGCGCGAGGTGCAGCTGACCATGCGCGCGAACACCAGCGTGGACGAGGGCGAGCGCGAGTCGGTGCACCCGGTGGTGCGCACGCACCCGCGCACCGGCCGCAAGGGCTTGTTCGTGAACCGCGTGTACACCCAGCGCTTCGAAGGCTGGACGGCGGAGGAGAGCGCGCCGCTGCTCCAGTACCTGTATTCGCTGTACGACAAGCCGGAGTTCGGCTGCCGCGTCGAGTGGCATCCCAACATGATGCTGCTGTGGGACAACCGCTTCACGCAGCACCGCGCCATCTTCGACTACCAGGGCAAGCGCCGCTACCTCGTTCGCACCACGATCCAGGGCGAGCGGCCGGCCTGAAGAGAACCAAGGAGACAACCGTGAGCCATTTGCCATCCACCACGCGCCGCGCCTTCAGCGCCGCGCTTGCCGCCTCGCTGCTGCCGCTGCGCGCGTTTGCCGACGAAGGCTTCCCGGTGCGGCCGGTGAAGTTCGTCAACTGGTCCAACCCGGGCGGCAACCTCGACCTGTTCGGCCGCATCATGGGCGACCAGGCCGCGCGCATGTGGGGCCAGGCCGTCGTCACCGACAACAAGCCGGGCGCCTCCGGCATCATCGCCACCGACTACGTGGCCAAGGCCGCACCCGACGGCTACACGGTGCTGATCACGTCTTCCACCGGCCAGCTGACCAACGCGCTGACCAAGCTGAAGCTGCCCTTCGACCCGGTGAAGGACTTCGAGCCGCTGTCGCTGCTGGCCGCTGGCAACATCGCGCTGTACGCGCGCGCCGACGCGCCCTTCGGCAACCTGAAGGAGCTGGTGGAGTACGCCAGGAAGAGCGGCAGGCCGCTCAGCTACGGCAGCTTCGGCCTGGGCACCAGCGCCCACCTTTATGGCGAAGCACTGGCCAAGCAGGCCGGCATCCAGCTCGTGCACGTGCCGTACAAGACCGGCGAGCTCGGCGCGATGAACGACGTCATCGGCGGCAGCCTCGACCTGTCCTTCTTTTCGCAGGGTACGGCAAAGGTGCACGGCACCACCGGCAAGCTGAAGCTGCTGGCCATCTCGGGCCCGCAGCGCACGAAGATCCTGCCGGACCTGCCGACCTTCGGCGAGCAGGGCTTCAAGGGCTTCGGCATGGCCGGCTGGATCGCCGCGTATGCGCCGGCCCGCACGCCGAAGCCCGTGGTGGCGAAGCTGTCGACGACCATGCGCGAAGCGATCCGGCAGCCGGACGCCAGCGCGAAGCTGGAAGCGCTGGGCTACGACCTGATCGGCAGCTCGCCGGAAGAACTGATGGCCTTCTACCAGGAAGAGTACAAGCGCTTCGCCGAGCTGGTGCAGGTGGCAGGCATCAAGCCGGAGTAGGGCAGCGGCGAAATCCGTTGCCGGCTGACAGGCGGGCCGGCTCGCTCACGCTACCTTGGGTTCACTCACAGCCGTGCTGGCACGGCCTTGAACCTGGGGAGCTGAAGAATGGATACCAACATCCTGGCGGTCATCGCCGTCGTCGTCCTGCTGCTTGTCATCGCGGGCCTGCTACTCACGCGCAAGCGGCGTTCCGAAAACCTGCACGGGCAGTTCGGGCCCGAGTACGAGCGCACCGTCGGTGCCATGGGCAGCCGCGGCAAGGCCGAGGCGGAACTGCTGGCGCGCAAGAAGCGCGTGGACAAGCTGCAGATCGTGCCCTTGTCGCCGCAGGAAGCCGAGCGCTTCCGCATCGACTGGGAGCGCCTGCAGAGCCGCTTCGTCGACAACCCGCAGGCCGCCCTGGCCGAAGCCGACCTGCTGGTGCGCGACCTGATGACCCTGCGCGGCTACCCCATGGGCGATTTTGAAAGCCGCGCCGCCGACATCTCGGTGGACCATCCGCACGTGGTGGAGCAATACCGCGCGGCGCATGCGATCGCCCTGCGCGACCGCGAAGGGCAGGCGGACACCGAGGCGCTGAGGCAGGCCATCGTGCACTATCGCGCGCTGTTCGCGGAGTTGCTGGAGGTGGCCGAGACCAGGCGCGCTGTCGTGCGCGAGCCGGTTCCGATGCCGACGCGCCGCGGGTTCGATGTGAGCCCCGAGCGGGCCATGGCCAGCGAGAAGGTGGAGCGGGAGCGGCGCAGCGAGCGGTGAACCGGATCAGGCGGCCAGCCGGTCGGCGACTTCCGTAAGGCGCACGCAGCCGAGGAGCGCCATGTCGCGATCGATCTCCGCTCGCAGCAGCTGGATCGCCTGTCCGACTCCTTCCTCACCGCCCACTGCGGCCGCATACAGAAACGGCCGCCCGACAAACACATGTTCGGCGCCGAGCGCGAGAGCCTTCAAGACGTCGGTGCCTCGCCGCACGCCGCTGTCCAACATGACAGCCATCCCGCCACTCGCGGCCTTCACCGCCGCCAGTTGATCCAGCGGCGCAGCCGCCCCATCGAGCTGCCGCCCGCCATGGTTGGACACGATCACGCCATCGAGGCCCAGGCGTGAAGCCGCCTCTGCATCCTCCGCGGCCAGTACGCCTTTCAAGACGAGACGGCCGGTCCACTGCGCACGCACCGAAGCCAGCCAATCCCACGACAAGCTGTCGCGCCGATGCTGCCGCACCGCCGTGCGAGAGAACATCGGCGCGCGGCCGGCGGCGAAGTTTTCGAAATGCGGCATGCCCTCGGCGCCCAGCGTGCGCAGGAAGGTGCGCAGCAGCCAGCGCGGACGCAGCGCGGCATCGCGTGCCAGCTTGAAGCTGGGCCGCAGCGGCGAGCCGTAGCCGTTGCGCACGTCGCGCTCGCGGTTGCCGCCCACCGGCACGTCTGCCGTGACGACCAGCGTGCCGTAGCCCGCGGCTCGCAGGCGCGCCAGCAGCGCCTGGTTCTCCGGCTCGTGCGAGGACGGGTACATCTGGAACCAGGCTTGCGGGTTCGCTTCCAGCACGCGCTCCAGGCTCACCAGCGAAGCGCCGCTGAGGATGAAGGGAATGCCGGCCGCAAGTGCTGCGCGCGCCAGCGCCA
Encoded proteins:
- a CDS encoding glycerophosphodiester phosphodiesterase family protein, giving the protein MIIVGHRGARNLWPENSLSGFRRLLATGADAVEFDVHETKDQVPVVIHDPTLDRTTQSTGAIRDLDASLVLATPLRPGQGEQGGPAGECVPSLDEVLALFKPTQMELHVEIKTNAAGEVAPAAIQRLVKKLHDAGVADRSILTCFVPQVLEQVTQAWPQGRVLASLDHRSAEMLGGIGAALARYAAIPNCLVAVQKALLEATWNQCMAVLGGQRLGVWVINEPDEIRHWMQMPIRQITTDRPDLAMAARG
- a CDS encoding NAD(P)-dependent oxidoreductase; the protein is MKKIGMVGIGMMGHGIASNVVKRDYELGVFEHPGNQPIADLKAAGAKTYSSLKELAAASDAIITVLTGSPQVEAVVAGLVEGMKPGTVVIDCSTAIPSSTQKVAQLVQAAGGRFLDSPMTRTPKEAAEGRLNLLVGGDAALLEECRPLLQCFAENITHVGPVGAGHSMKLLHNYVSLGMVTLLAEAAACAGRNGVTPPAFVEVLAKGGGGGIALERIKPYLLAGDTSGLRFSLANARKDMDYYNAMAADAGAAKDVAAAVLSTLAGALEQAPEALVPELASLLGR
- a CDS encoding alkaline phosphatase D family protein, with amino-acid sequence MPSLRRRRLLGGAVAAASLACPSLSLRAQAWRGPYPFTLGVASGCPTPEGVVLWTRLAPEPLQGGGMGETAVDVHWELARDEAFTRIAARGKVQATAADAHSVRVELRGLEPGRHYWYRFTAGGARSATGRTRTAPALDSDAPVRFAFASCQQYEQGYFSAYRDMAAQPLDLVVHLGDYIYENSWGSRLVRHHEAGIPTELAEFRDRYALYKSDRDLQAAHAACPWLVSWDDHEVANDYTGDVSPRMADPARFLAVRAAAYQAWYEHMPVPASARPQGPDARIYARYRFGRMVDLVMLDGRQYRSHHACVPATTAAPLVDCPDRLDPSRTFLGAQQEAWLASELALPATQWTVIAQPTLLASAERARPPGHGYWMDGWDGYAAARDRLLETLATRRPRNAIVASGDVHAFWAADLRRQPDAPVLAAEFVGGAITSEGPSAASVANMLARNPHLKYGRGDRRGYAIADVDGKRCAVEFRAADDEKEAASAVRTLKRFVVADGAAGVQLAGG
- a CDS encoding extracellular solute-binding protein codes for the protein MNQGDIVMKLARRTLALGAAALLALNALPAAAAEPVQVQWWHAMSGVLGERVDELTKKFNASQQKYVVVATYKGNYDELINGTIAAYRAKRAPQLVQIYERGFMTMLLSDATLPVQDLLTQRNYQVDWNDFVRPVAGFYSYKGKLMAMPFNSSSPILWYNKTHFEKAGFAKPGETWQELEKQLYTIKQKGISACGSVLAGDYHWSLIENYSAINDLPYATKANGYKGLDTEFVYNKTLVVQQVARVKKWIDDGVMEIAGQGLSPEQLFTSGKCSTYFASTAAHSGIERNARIDWSATYLPWEQGKTPKNSTIGGAALWVLKGGKPAEYDGAAAFLAYLAKPETQVWWHKVTGYVPLTDKAYQMAKIEGYYKDHPTREIAILQLGRGTPTDNSLGFHFGNFTQTMFAQREEFDAMVAGKKTPQAAMDAAVARGNDVLRQYEKLNKGKY
- a CDS encoding TauD/TfdA dioxygenase family protein, producing MTARQPLSIADAQARTGIRIRPMTGALGARVEGVDLRQPLSPERREVVQAAFDEYLLLTFPRQEALSPQEHMAFSEIFGAHQDLPHIPLVEGYPKLQKVLAETTHVKGQIVGQNWHSDSTFLAAPPLGVAMRAVELPDYGGDTSFVNVCVAYESLSPALQQQLAGMRAVHSATRVFGKAAQEREVQLTMRANTSVDEGERESVHPVVRTHPRTGRKGLFVNRVYTQRFEGWTAEESAPLLQYLYSLYDKPEFGCRVEWHPNMMLLWDNRFTQHRAIFDYQGKRRYLVRTTIQGERPA
- a CDS encoding FAS1-like dehydratase domain-containing protein, producing MSSLVSERMTQLRGWEGRSETVADDITPTPVRLLSATLDRPDPEPLPGTELPPLWHWLYFLPRHGQSELGPDGHARLGGFLPPVPLPRRMWAGGRLQWHAPLRVGERVERISRIASVSHKAGRSGDLVFVLVQHEVHNANGLALSEEHDIVYRAPPQPGDPVPPPQAAPRDAPWSREIAPDPVLLFRYSALTFNGHRIHYDRSYVTEVEGYPGLIVHGPLIATLLVDLVRRERPGAALRKFSFKAVRPIFDLHAFHVCGEPSADDRSVRLWAQDHEGWLAMQAEAEFA
- a CDS encoding MarR family winged helix-turn-helix transcriptional regulator, which codes for MKAEIPPCPWSRLEQQDEELHLEQFLSFQVVRLAHALQRVSAREYLDAQGLTVSDWRVLALVRSCGPVQFAEVAQRSSLDKAQVSRTVKNLRERGLLQAEGDAEHAQRIVLSVTPAGKRAHAQVLPRAAKAQAQLLRTLAPADREALWRCVHQLQAQVRDHESKPSRSHQE
- a CDS encoding ABC transporter permease subunit — protein: MGRASDEGLKRAHFKEVRLPVLLLVPQLGILLLFFFIPSLRALTQAFLLSDPFGNTVQFAGLQNFTELLASESYRNSIQVTVVFTLAQNALTLASALVLAFASDRIIRGKGLYKAIILLPYAIAPVIAGILWAFLFNPAVGPLAQLLHRAGIAWDPNRSGTDAMVLVVLAASWKHICYNYIFLLAGLLAIPSSLLEAAAVDGAKPLRRFFTIGLPLLGPTLFFLAVMNFVYGFFEVFAIIDAVTKGGPAGATNVLVYKVFTDGFVNLDLGSSAAQSVILMAFALLMTLLQFRYVERNVNYDV
- a CDS encoding TauD/TfdA family dioxygenase — protein: MTNVQASSAADASFRWRAADLQDPARYTRWWSDEELAAFEAIANSPAASAHQAADPGPAPVLAPVLQRALDAIRRELQSGLGFVLLRGLPFERWSVDQARMATWAIAHATGVPVTQTAQGARLVDVMDTSRQQASPRQFSTSQELRLHTDPASDLIGLACVNPAAEGGDSVLASSVSVHDALAKQRPDLLALLYEGFHWHRFNEGRKGDAAVCEQRVPVFARNESGGISCRYVRSPIAAGHKEIGQPLTDAQVEALDLFDRLASSPELRIHFRMGPGDIVLVNNMTVMHARTQFTDHPEGQAPRRIFRLWLQGHPGFRDVPPVLNYFNGGECGIPVTGSQAAYDVKSLYADRASGGVANLGLRQ
- a CDS encoding ABC transporter permease subunit: MVERTPILDGICHAILLAGVAMVCVPLYLAFVAGSLTIEQVQQVPLPWTPGGEFLANLDTAWTKGHFRQLFVNSFVVSCGITAGKIAVSLLSAFAITYFRFPFRMTAFWLIFVSLMLPIEVRISPTYEAVANAALPLQWLADALHLAGAWQWLTGHEVEIQLEWNMVNTYQGLILPLMASASATFLFRQFFLTVPEELCEAARLDGASPMHFFWTVLLPLSRSNMVALAIILFLYGWNQYLWPLLFTTDKDMATAVVGLKQLIPRADSQPAWNVAMAAALLTMLPPVVVVAVLQRSFVKGLVDSSK